The proteins below come from a single Phalacrocorax aristotelis chromosome 24, bGulAri2.1, whole genome shotgun sequence genomic window:
- the NFU1 gene encoding NFU1 iron-sulfur cluster scaffold homolog, mitochondrial isoform X1, producing the protein MAAARWLGAAAGLGGRFCRTMLKDHNLTTQQSFHQLVQKKPFFPSVVWHNAVRSMFIQTQDTPNPNSLKFIPGKEVLESRTMEFSTPAAAFCSPLARQLFKIEGVKSVFFGPDFITITKESEDLDWNLLKPDIYATIMDFFASGLPVVTDEAPRTDTAASEDDDEVVLMIKELLDTRIRPTVQEDGGDVIYKGFEDGIVQLKLQGSCTSCPSSIITLKNGIQNMLQFYIPEVEGVEQVVDDDDDVEKEANST; encoded by the exons ATGGCGGCTGCGCGGTGGCTCGGCgcggctgcggggctgggcggCCG gTTCTGTCGTACAATGTTAAAAGATCATAATTTGACAACTCAACAGTCCTTCCACCAACTTGTGcaaaagaaaccattttttccatctgtggTGTGGCATAATGCAG TAAGAAGCATGTTTATTCAAACTCAGGACACACCAAATCCAAATAGTTTGAAGTTTATTCCAGGGAAGGAAGTGCTGGAGTCGAGGACTATGGAGTTTTCCACACCAGCTGCAGCATTTTGCTCACCTTTAGCAAG ACAGTTATTCAAAATTGAAGGAgttaaaagtgttttctttggaCCAGACTTCATCACAATCACCAAG GAGAGTGAAGACCTGGACTGGAACTTACTGAAACCAGATATTTATGCAACTATAATGGATTTCTTTGCCTCCGGCTTACCTGTAGTTACTGACGAGGCACCTCGGACCGATACAG ctGCGTCAGAAGATGATGATGAAGTTGTACTAATGATTAAAGAACTGCTGGATACAAGAATAAG GCCGACAGTGCAAGAAGATGGTGGTGATGTTATTTATAAAGGCTTTGAGGATGGGATTGTGCAGCTGAAGTTGCAGGGTTCATGCACCAGCTGTCCCAGTTCCATCATCACCCTGAAGAATGGGATACAGAACATGCTCCAATTCTACATCCCTGAAGTAGAAGGCGTGGAACAG GTTGTTGACGACGATGATGACGTGGAGAAGGAAGCAAATTCTACTTGA
- the NFU1 gene encoding NFU1 iron-sulfur cluster scaffold homolog, mitochondrial isoform X2, with translation MEQEGPLFNWSGLILEWYLYWNILNFFIPQREEMEVDGLRFCRTMLKDHNLTTQQSFHQLVQKKPFFPSVVWHNAVRSMFIQTQDTPNPNSLKFIPGKEVLESRTMEFSTPAAAFCSPLARQLFKIEGVKSVFFGPDFITITKESEDLDWNLLKPDIYATIMDFFASGLPVVTDEAPRTDTAASEDDDEVVLMIKELLDTRIRPTVQEDGGDVIYKGFEDGIVQLKLQGSCTSCPSSIITLKNGIQNMLQFYIPEVEGVEQVVDDDDDVEKEANST, from the exons ATGGAGCAGGAAGGGCCTCTTTTTAACTGGTCTGGTTTAATTCTGGAATGGTACTTGTACTGGAATATACTGAATTTCTTCATTCcccaaagagaagaaatggaggTAGATGGGTTGAG gTTCTGTCGTACAATGTTAAAAGATCATAATTTGACAACTCAACAGTCCTTCCACCAACTTGTGcaaaagaaaccattttttccatctgtggTGTGGCATAATGCAG TAAGAAGCATGTTTATTCAAACTCAGGACACACCAAATCCAAATAGTTTGAAGTTTATTCCAGGGAAGGAAGTGCTGGAGTCGAGGACTATGGAGTTTTCCACACCAGCTGCAGCATTTTGCTCACCTTTAGCAAG ACAGTTATTCAAAATTGAAGGAgttaaaagtgttttctttggaCCAGACTTCATCACAATCACCAAG GAGAGTGAAGACCTGGACTGGAACTTACTGAAACCAGATATTTATGCAACTATAATGGATTTCTTTGCCTCCGGCTTACCTGTAGTTACTGACGAGGCACCTCGGACCGATACAG ctGCGTCAGAAGATGATGATGAAGTTGTACTAATGATTAAAGAACTGCTGGATACAAGAATAAG GCCGACAGTGCAAGAAGATGGTGGTGATGTTATTTATAAAGGCTTTGAGGATGGGATTGTGCAGCTGAAGTTGCAGGGTTCATGCACCAGCTGTCCCAGTTCCATCATCACCCTGAAGAATGGGATACAGAACATGCTCCAATTCTACATCCCTGAAGTAGAAGGCGTGGAACAG GTTGTTGACGACGATGATGACGTGGAGAAGGAAGCAAATTCTACTTGA